The Streptomyces sp. R28 region GAGCACCCGGACGTCCGCTCCGGGCAGGTCCCCCGGCGGCCGCCCCGAGGACGGCGAGCGCCCGTCACCGGCGATCTCCGACAGCAGGCCGGCCACCATGAACTCGGTCGTGCCCATCAGGAACGTGCCCAGGGCCATCACGTACACGACGAGCGGAAGCCGGGTGGGTGGCTGCTCGTGGTCACCGACGGTTGGATCGGCGGAGTCGACGGAGGCGTGGAGGGTCTCTCCTCGCGTTGGCATGCTTCATCTCCGCAGGATCGAGATCGGGGTGCGCGTCCCACGAAAGCGCCCCTCCCGCCGGTGTGGGAGGCCGCGTTTATAGGGGGTACAAGCTCGACCCCCCTTGCCCGGGTCTCCGGCCGTAGCGTGGACGGCATGGAAAGCCGCTCCCACAACCGCGCCGACATCCGCGACTTCCTCGCCCGTCGGCGCGCCCAGCTCACCCCGGAGCAGGTCGGGCTGCCCACCAGCGGCCGGCGCCGGGTCCCCGGGCTGCGCCGCGAGGAGGTCGCGGTCCTAGCGGGCGTGAGCACCGAGTGGTACACGCGGCTGGAGAAGGGGCACATCAGCGGCGTCTCCGAGGACGTCCTCGACGCGGTCGCCCGCACTCTGCAGCTGAGCGACGACGAGCGCACCTACCTGTTCGACCTGGCCAAAGCCGCCCGGCCCAGCCCCGCGACCCGGCGCCGCCGCAAGTCCGTGGACATCCCGCCCCGCGTCCAGTGGCTGCTCGACTCGATGACCCTGTCCGCGGCGTTCGTCGTCAACGGCCGCCTGGACATCGTGGCCACCAACGCACTCGCCCGCGCCCTGTTCGCCCCCATGTTCCACGGCCGCACCGCGGGAGAACACGGCCGTCCGAACTTCGCCCGGTTCTACTTCCTCGACGACGGCTCGCACGACTTCGTCGACGACTGGGACGGTGCCGCCAACATCACCGTCGCCCTGCTGCGCGCCGAAGCCGGCCGCTACCCCAACGACAGGGCGCTGCGCGAGCTCGTCGGTGAACTGTCCACCGTCAGCGCCGAGTTCCGCACCCGCTGGGCCGCCCACAACGTGCGCATCCACCACGGCGGCGTCAAACGCTTCCACCACCCCGAGGCCGGCTCCCTGGAGCTGACCTACCAGCCCCTCGACCTGCCCATGTCCGCCCACGAGGCGCACTCCCTGACCATCTACACCGCGGAACCGGGCACCTCGGACGAGGACCGGCTCAAGCTCCTGGCCAGCTGGGCGGCGACGCGGCTGCAGGTGGAGGGAGGTTGAGGTTGCACCCCCGGTGAGCCGGGGCTCAGCGCACCGGGAAGCCGAACGAGTAGCCCTGCTCCTTGAGCCGGGGGAGGATCCGGCGCAGGGCCTCGACGGTCTGGGAGCGGTCGCCTCCCGCGTCGTGGAAGAGGAGCGTCGGCCCGTTCGGCAGCTCCCG contains the following coding sequences:
- a CDS encoding helix-turn-helix transcriptional regulator translates to MESRSHNRADIRDFLARRRAQLTPEQVGLPTSGRRRVPGLRREEVAVLAGVSTEWYTRLEKGHISGVSEDVLDAVARTLQLSDDERTYLFDLAKAARPSPATRRRRKSVDIPPRVQWLLDSMTLSAAFVVNGRLDIVATNALARALFAPMFHGRTAGEHGRPNFARFYFLDDGSHDFVDDWDGAANITVALLRAEAGRYPNDRALRELVGELSTVSAEFRTRWAAHNVRIHHGGVKRFHHPEAGSLELTYQPLDLPMSAHEAHSLTIYTAEPGTSDEDRLKLLASWAATRLQVEGG